Proteins from a single region of Aythya fuligula isolate bAytFul2 chromosome 3, bAytFul2.pri, whole genome shotgun sequence:
- the PRPH2 gene encoding peripherin-2 translates to MALLKVKFNQKKRVKLAQGLWLMNWFSVFAGIIVFSMGLFLKIELRKRSEVMDNSESHFVPNSLILMGILSCAFNGFAGKICYDSLDPTKFAKWKPLLKPYLALCFLFNILIFFVALICFLMRGSLESTLAQGLKNGMKFYRDTDTPGRCFMKKTIDMLQIEFKCCGNNGFKDWFEIQWISNRYLDFSSKEVKDRIKSNVDGRYLVDGVPFSCCNPSSPRPCIQYQVTNNSAHYSYDYQTEELNLWGRGCREALLHYYSSMMSSMGAVVLLVWLFETSVMVGLRLLHTALESIPNPEDPECESEGWILENSLKDTLKSALESLKKIGKFNQVEAGAEGAEGEEAGKTPAITTVS, encoded by the exons ATGGCACTGCTGAAAGTCAAATTCAACCAGAAGAAACGGGTAAAACTAGCCCAGGGACTATGGCTCATGAACTGGTTTTCAGTGTTTGCTGGAATCATTGTTTTTAGCATGGGGTTGTTCCTCAAAATTGAGCTCCGGAAGCGAAGCGAAGTGATGGACAATTCTGAAAGCCATTTTGTGCCCAATTCTTTGATATTGATGGGTATATTATCCTGCGCCTTCAATGGTTTTGCTGGCAAAATTTGTTACGACTCTCTGGATCCCACTAAATTTGCCAAGTGGAAACCTTTGCTGAAACCCTACCTGGCACTATGTTTCCTCTTCAACATACTCATTTTCTTCGTCGCTCTGATTTGCTTTCTCATGCGGGGCTCTCTGGAGAGCACACTGGCTCAGGGGCTGAAGAACGGCATGAAGTTCTACCGGGACACAGACACCCCCGGAAGATGCTTCATGAAGAAGACAATCGACATGCTCCAAATTGAGTTCAAATGCTGTGGAAACAATGGCTTCAAAGATTGGTTTGAAATTCAGTGGATCAGCAACAGATACCTGGACTTCAGCTCCAAGGAAGTGAAAGA TCGAATCAAAAGCAACGTGGATGGACGGTACCTGGTTGATGGTGTccccttcagctgctgcaaccccagctccccaagGCCCTGCATCCAGTACCAGGTCACCAACAACTCGGCTCACTACAGCTACGACTACCAAACGGAGGAGCTCAACCTCTGGGGCCGTGGCTGCCGGGAAGCCCTCCTGCACTACTACAGCAGCATGATGAGCTCCATGGGTGCCGTCGTCCTCCTCGTCTGGCTTTTCGAG ACATCGGTGATGGTTGGCTTGCGCCTTTTGCACACCGCTCTGGAAAGCATCCCAAATCCTGAAGACCCCGAGTGTGAAAGTGAAGGGTGGATTCTAGAGAACAGCCTGAAGGACACTCTGAAGTCTGCGTTGGAGAGCTTGAAAAAGATTGGTAAGTTCAATCAGGTGGAAGCAGGCGCCGAAGGGGCTGAAGGAGAAGAAGCTGGGAAGACTCCAGCCATCACAACGGTCAGTTGA